The Hyphomicrobiales bacterium genomic sequence AGCGAGACCGCGACGCCGAAGACCGCTGCGAAAAAAGCAACCGCCAAACCGGCCGCGAGCAAACCCGCACCCGCAGCCAAAGACACACCGGAACCGGAAACCGAACCGGCGACGGAATCCGCTGAAGAAGCACCGGCTGAAAAGCCGACGACCACGGCGAAGCGCGGCACGACCAAGCGCACCGCGACGACGCGCGCGCCGAGCAAGAAGGTGACGGCCAAGCCGGCACCGAAGAAGCACCCGGCGACGCGCTCGGCGCCGGCGAAGAAGAAACCCGCGACCACCCGGACGCGGCGCAAGACGGAGGACAAATAACATGCGCAAGTCGATCAAACTGGCTCTGTTGGCCGGCAGCGCGCTCGGCATCACCGTCCTCGCCGATGCGTCCGGCGCTCTCAGCCCGGCAAACGGCATCGCGCTCGCCTTCTTCGGCAATTACGCCGCCAACGGCCGCGTCGCAGCGGTGCTGCCGCGTAGCGCCAACGATGCAAACACCTCGGGCTTTGTGCGCAGCTGGACCCCGGTCAGCGGATCGGAGGACCGGTCCGCAACGCCTTCGCGCAACGCACCCGCCGAAACCCGGACGGCGCAGGCTCAGGCCCCCACACCGGCCTCGCCCTACACCAATTATCCGCCGCTCGACTTCGACCCCGAAAAGGCAGTTTCAGGCGGCTTCTCGATGACGGTTACGCAGGGCGTGTCGTCCCACAACGCGTTCAATCAGCCGATGCAGCCGCCGGCTCCGCCGCAATACACGCCGCCGCAGCCGCCAGCACCGCCGCAATTCGCGCAGCCGGAACCGCCGAAGCCGCCGCGGCCGCCGGAGCCGCCGAAATTCGGCCCCTATCCGGAGCTGCCGAAGCCGGCCTACCAGCCGCCGCGCCAGGCCGCGCCGGCCTATGCACAGCCTAACTACGCGCAACCCGCCTACCAGGCACCGGCGTATCAGGCACCGGCGTATCAGGCTCCGGCGTATCAGGCTCCGGCGTATCAGCCGCCACGCCCGGCAGCCCGCCCGGCTCCGCGTCCGCAACCCTACGCAGCGCCGCAATACGGCTATCCGCAGCCCTATGGCGCAGCGCCCGCCTACCAGCAGCCCGCCTACCAGCAGCCCGCATACCAGCAGCCGGCCTACCGGCAGCCCGCGTATCCGCAGGCACCGGCCGCGCCGGCTTATCCCTACGCCGCGCCGGGCTATCCGGGTGGCCAGTGGCAGGCACCACAGCCGCCTTACGGCTACGCACCGCCCGCACCCTATGCACCGCAGCCGGTCGCACCGCGCTCCAGCCTTGAAACAGGCAAGAACGTCGCCCGTGCCGGCTCGGTATACGACCCGTCCGGCCGCTACGGCGCCTATCCGGCACTGCCGGGCGAGGCACGCCGCGCAACACCGGCCCGCCAACCCGCACCGCGCCGCGATCCGAGCGCCAACGGCCAGTTTGCCCGCGGCGTCTATCCCGACGCGTCGGGTACCGGCGCTCCGGAAATGGCGGCGCGCAATCCCTGGACCATGGACAGCACGGCGCTTGCCGCCTGGCAGCCGGGCTGGCGCCCCGCGCCGAAGGCCAGCGCCCAGGCGCGCAGCATCGCGCCGCTGCGTATAGAGCCGCGCCGCGCGAAGCCGGCGCCGCAGGCCTCCGCCGTGCAGCCCTTTCATGGCCCCTATCCGCCGCTTGGAGCCGACGACTTCATCGCGCCCGTCGCCTCGGCGACCGGCAGCTACGCCCTCGCCGCCTGGCGCTGAGCGAACCCGAACCGGAGACACACGCGTGAAACACGCCGTCGCCATATCGCTGCTGACACTGGGGACCGCCCTTTCGGTGCCCGGCCAGGTGCTGGCGGACAACCCGTGGGCCGCTGCGCCCGCGCCGTCCCCGCGCCCGGACGTCGTGGCGCCCGACGGCACCAATGTGTTCTCCGGTCAGGCCAATTCCCCGTCCGCGGCGGAGGATTGGAACAACGTAACCCCGCCGGACACAAGCACGGGTGAGAGCAGCTACACGCCACCGGCCTATACGGCGCCTGCAACCGAAGAGCCAGCCTACACAGCGCCCGTCTACAGCGCGCCGACCTATCAGCAGCCCGCCCTGACACCGGGCACCGGTGCTCCGTTCGCGACCGGCTATCCCGGCGCGGGTTATCCGGCTTACGGCTATCCGGTCGGGGCTTATCTGGGCGGCGGATATCCGCTCGGAGGCTACCCGCTGCCTGGATACACCGGCCTCGCCTATCCGGGATACGGCACGCTGACGCCAGGCCTCAACGCCTACGGCCTGCCGCTCGCGGCCGGCGCCTACCCGTACGGCTATGGCGCCCCCGGCTTTTACGGACAGAACGGCCTCTACGGACAGAACGGCCTCTATGGGCAGAATGGCCTGTATGGGCAGAACGGCCTCAATGGCCTCTATGGCGCGCCGGGCCTGTGGGGTTCGCCGACCGGTCTTTATGGCGCACCCGCCAGCCTCTACGGCACACCCTACTCCGGCCTCGGCGGCCCGCTTAGCGGCTGGGGAACGCCCGGCGGCTGGGGCGGTCCGTCCAGCGGGTGGGGCACGCCCGGCGGTTTCGGAAATCCAATCAATCGCTGGGCCGGCCCGTTCGGCGGTGGCGGTGGGCCTTGGGGAGGATCTCCCTTTGGCTGGTAACGACAGAATTTCACGAATCCGGACGATCACGTCCGGTCAGGTTGCGGATGACTCTCCCTCCGTCCGCAATCCTTTGAAAGGGGCGAGGGAGAAGCTCTCAAGGAGTAAGGTAATGATCAAGAATCTTCTGAAGGCGACGGCTCTGGCCGGTGTGCTCGGCTTGTCCGCGCTCTCGCTGACCTCGGGCGATGCCCAGGCTTGGTGGGGCGGTCCCTGGGGCGGTGGCCCGTGGGGCGGTGGTCCTTGGAATGGCAACGGCTGGGGCAATGGCGACTTCAGCATGAACTTCTCGGGTCGCGGCAACGGCAACGGCTACGGCTATGGCCATCCGGGCGGTTACTACGGTGGTTATCCGGGCTACTACGGTGGCGGCTATGCCCCGTATGGCTACGGCGCTCCGTACGGCTATGCCCCGCCCCCGCCGCCGCCGATGCCGGCCCCGGCTGCTCCGGCGGCCCCGGCTGCTCCGGCTGCTCCGGCGGCCCCTGAGGCTCCGGCCCAGTAAGACCACGGGATGGAGACGAGTGCCGGATCACCTTCCCCGGCATTCGTCCTCTCCCGCAGCGCGGCGGCCGGAGATAGGGCCGGC encodes the following:
- a CDS encoding sulfur globule protein CV1, translated to MKNLLKATALAGVLGLSALSLTSGDAQAWWGGPWGGGPWGGGPWNGNGWGNGDFSMNFSGRGNGNGYGYGHPGGYYGGYPGYYGGGYAPYGYGAPYGYAPPPPPPMPAPAAPAAPAAPAAPAAPEAPAQ